Genomic window (Nitrospinaceae bacterium):
CAAGAAAAGCGCCGCGAGAAAGAAAACGGCGAAGAAAAAAGTCACCAAGAAAAAAGTCGTAAAGAAAAAAACTACAAAGAAGAAGGCGGCAAAGAAAAAAGTCGCTAAGAAGAAGGTTGTGAAGAAAAAGGCAACCAAAAAGAAAACTGCCAAGAAAAAGACGGCAAAAAAGAAAGTAACCAAGAAAAAAACAGCGAAGAAAAAAGCTTCGGCCTCGACCGTTCCCCTCAAGCAGGCGATTTCATTCACCGTGAACGGCGCAAAGGTTGAGACCGAGGCCTATGCACACACCTCGCTTCTCTATCTACTACGCGATCTTGGCTTCACCGAGGTAAAAAATGGCTGCGAGGCCGGCGACTGCGGCGCCTGCACGGTTCTGCTCGACGGCATAGCGATGAACGCTTGTTGCGCCCTGGGCGTCCAGGTCGATGGTCGGGACATCACAACGGTCAAGGGCATCGGCACTGTCGATAACCTTCATCCGATTCAAGAAAAATTCATCGAGTTGGGCGGCATTCAGTGTGGCTTCTGCACACCAGGCATGATCGTGGCGGCAAAATCCCTCCTCGACGAGAACCCAAGGCCCACTCGCCAGGAAATCAAGGTAGGCATTTCCGGAAACCTTTGCCGGTGCACGGGATATGTAAAAATCATCGACTCCATCGAGGCAGCCGCGAACGAAATGGCTTCCAAGTAAAGGACGGGAATTGTGACACCATCGCAATCGGGCGGCGCTAAGGGCCGCAAGAAGTCAGGCATCGATCTTAGTTCGGCTGAAGCCGTACAAGAAAGCATCAGAAACCTCGACTACATAGCGGACAGCACACTATCGACAACGCTGTTTTTAGCGCTTGCCCTCGAAAAACCCCTTTTCCTTGAGGGCGAGGCCGGGGTTGGTAAAACCGAGCTGGCCAAAGTGCTGGCAAAACTGCTTGATACCGAGTTGATTCGGCTTCAGTGCTATGAGGGTCTTGATTCGAACTCGGCTCTTTACGAGTGGAACTACGCCAAACAACTCCTTCACATCAAGATGGAGGAAGGTAATAAAGGCGACACCAAGCAGGTGGAGAAAGACATTTTCTCAGAGGAGTACCTTATTGAGC
Coding sequences:
- a CDS encoding (2Fe-2S)-binding protein; translation: MSFTVNGAKVETEAYAHTSLLYLLRDLGFTEVKNGCEAGDCGACTVLLDGIAMNACCALGVQVDGRDITTVKGIGTVDNLHPIQEKFIELGGIQCGFCTPGMIVAAKSLLDENPRPTRQEIKVGISGNLCRCTGYVKIIDSIEAAANEMASK